One region of Thunnus albacares chromosome 8, fThuAlb1.1, whole genome shotgun sequence genomic DNA includes:
- the zdhhc3a gene encoding palmitoyltransferase ZDHHC3-A isoform X1, whose amino-acid sequence MKSPVHRCRDVEHSRGQAGTGAGGNCLQNEQRIPISKDVITSSSASAMWFIRDACGIVCAVITWLLVLYAEFVVLFVMLLPSKNLTYSIVNGTLFNTLAFLALASHLRAMCTDPGAVPKGNATKEYIESLQLKPGQVVYKCPKCCSIKPDRAHHCSVCKRCIRKMDHHCPWVNNCVGENNQKYFVLFTMYIALISLHSLVMVVFHFLYCFEDDWTKCSSFSPPATVILLILLCFEGLLFLIFTSVMFGTQVHSICTDETGIERLKGETGKWGKVPCWEAMQMAFGGPFSLSWCSPFTGLSCKKSSSDHIAIPQGEIIEEDVIEIPLN is encoded by the exons ATGAAGAGCCCGGTGCACAGATGCAGGGATGTGGAGCACAGCCGCGGGCAGGCCGGAACCGGGGCAGGAGGCAACTGCCTACAGAACGAACAGCGCATCCCTATCTCCAAAGACGTCAtcacttcctcctctgcctccgcCATGTGGTTCATCAGGGACGCCTGCGGCATTGTGTGCGCCGTCATCACATGGCTGCTGGTGTTGTACGCCGAGTTCGTGGTGCTGTTTGTAATGCTGCTGCCCTCCAAGAATCTGACATACAGCATTGTGAACGGGACTCTGTTCAACACTCTGGCCTTCCTTGCCCTTGCCTCACACCTCAGGGCCATGTGCACTGACCCT GGGGCAGTGCCAAAAGGGAACGCAACAAAGGAATACATAGAAAGCCTTCAGCTGAAACCAGGGCAGGTGGTCTACAAATGTCCCAAGTGCTGCAGTATCAAGCCTGACCGAGCACACCACTGCAG TGTTTGCAAACGCTGCATACGGAAGATGGACCACCACTGCCCCTGGGTTAACAACTGTGTCGGAGAGAACAACCAAAAGTACTTTGTGCTATTCACA atGTATATTGCACTCATCTCTCTCCACTCTCTGGTCATGGTGGTCTTCCATTTCCTCTACTGCTTTGAAGATGATTGGACga AGTGCAGTTCCTTCTCTCCTCCAGCAACAGTCATACTCCTCATACTCCTGTGCTTTGAgggtctcctcttcctcatcttcacCTCTGTGATGTTCGGCACCCAAGTCCACTCCATCTGTACCGACGAGACC GGGATCGAGCGTCTGAAGGGAGAGACGGGGAAATGGGGGAAGGTGCCATGTTGGGAAGCCATGCAGATGGCGTTCGGTGGCCCGTTCTCCCTGTCCTGGTGCAGCCCCTTCACAGGGCTGAGCTGCAAGAAGAGCTCTTCGGACCACATCGCCATCCCGCAGGGGGAGATCATCGAGGAGGACGTCATAGAGATTCCACTTAACTAG
- the zdhhc3a gene encoding palmitoyltransferase ZDHHC3-A isoform X3 — MKSPVHRCRDVEHSRGQAGTGAGGNCLQNEQRIPISKDVITSSSASAMWFIRDACGIVCAVITWLLVLYAEFVVLFVMLLPSKNLTYSIVNGTLFNTLAFLALASHLRAMCTDPGAVPKGNATKEYIESLQLKPGQVVYKCPKCCSIKPDRAHHCSVCKRCIRKMDHHCPWVNNCVGENNQKYFVLFTMYIALISLHSLVMVVFHFLYCFEDDWTRDRASEGRDGEMGEGAMLGSHADGVRWPVLPVLVQPLHRAELQEELFGPHRHPAGGDHRGGRHRDST, encoded by the exons ATGAAGAGCCCGGTGCACAGATGCAGGGATGTGGAGCACAGCCGCGGGCAGGCCGGAACCGGGGCAGGAGGCAACTGCCTACAGAACGAACAGCGCATCCCTATCTCCAAAGACGTCAtcacttcctcctctgcctccgcCATGTGGTTCATCAGGGACGCCTGCGGCATTGTGTGCGCCGTCATCACATGGCTGCTGGTGTTGTACGCCGAGTTCGTGGTGCTGTTTGTAATGCTGCTGCCCTCCAAGAATCTGACATACAGCATTGTGAACGGGACTCTGTTCAACACTCTGGCCTTCCTTGCCCTTGCCTCACACCTCAGGGCCATGTGCACTGACCCT GGGGCAGTGCCAAAAGGGAACGCAACAAAGGAATACATAGAAAGCCTTCAGCTGAAACCAGGGCAGGTGGTCTACAAATGTCCCAAGTGCTGCAGTATCAAGCCTGACCGAGCACACCACTGCAG TGTTTGCAAACGCTGCATACGGAAGATGGACCACCACTGCCCCTGGGTTAACAACTGTGTCGGAGAGAACAACCAAAAGTACTTTGTGCTATTCACA atGTATATTGCACTCATCTCTCTCCACTCTCTGGTCATGGTGGTCTTCCATTTCCTCTACTGCTTTGAAGATGATTGGACga GGGATCGAGCGTCTGAAGGGAGAGACGGGGAAATGGGGGAAGGTGCCATGTTGGGAAGCCATGCAGATGGCGTTCGGTGGCCCGTTCTCCCTGTCCTGGTGCAGCCCCTTCACAGGGCTGAGCTGCAAGAAGAGCTCTTCGGACCACATCGCCATCCCGCAGGGGGAGATCATCGAGGAGGACGTCATAGAGATTCCACTTAA
- the zdhhc3a gene encoding palmitoyltransferase ZDHHC3-A isoform X2, with translation MKSPVHRCRDVEHSRGQAGTGAGGNCLQNEQRIPISKDVITSSSASAMWFIRDACGIVCAVITWLLVLYAEFVVLFVMLLPSKNLTYSIVNGTLFNTLAFLALASHLRAMCTDPGAVPKGNATKEYIESLQLKPGQVVYKCPKCCSIKPDRAHHCSVCKRCIRKMDHHCPWVNNCVGENNQKYFVLFTMYIALISLHSLVMVVFHFLYCFEDDWTKCSSFSPPATVILLILLCFEGLLFLIFTSVMFGTQVHSICTDETGIEQLKKEERRWAKKTKWMNMRAVFGHPFSLLWFSPFSTPDHGKAETYQYVV, from the exons ATGAAGAGCCCGGTGCACAGATGCAGGGATGTGGAGCACAGCCGCGGGCAGGCCGGAACCGGGGCAGGAGGCAACTGCCTACAGAACGAACAGCGCATCCCTATCTCCAAAGACGTCAtcacttcctcctctgcctccgcCATGTGGTTCATCAGGGACGCCTGCGGCATTGTGTGCGCCGTCATCACATGGCTGCTGGTGTTGTACGCCGAGTTCGTGGTGCTGTTTGTAATGCTGCTGCCCTCCAAGAATCTGACATACAGCATTGTGAACGGGACTCTGTTCAACACTCTGGCCTTCCTTGCCCTTGCCTCACACCTCAGGGCCATGTGCACTGACCCT GGGGCAGTGCCAAAAGGGAACGCAACAAAGGAATACATAGAAAGCCTTCAGCTGAAACCAGGGCAGGTGGTCTACAAATGTCCCAAGTGCTGCAGTATCAAGCCTGACCGAGCACACCACTGCAG TGTTTGCAAACGCTGCATACGGAAGATGGACCACCACTGCCCCTGGGTTAACAACTGTGTCGGAGAGAACAACCAAAAGTACTTTGTGCTATTCACA atGTATATTGCACTCATCTCTCTCCACTCTCTGGTCATGGTGGTCTTCCATTTCCTCTACTGCTTTGAAGATGATTGGACga AGTGCAGTTCCTTCTCTCCTCCAGCAACAGTCATACTCCTCATACTCCTGTGCTTTGAgggtctcctcttcctcatcttcacCTCTGTGATGTTCGGCACCCAAGTCCACTCCATCTGTACCGACGAGACC GGCATAGAGCAGttgaaaaaggaagagagaagatgGGCTAAAAAAACTAAGTGGATGAACATGAGGGCGGTATTCGGACACCCTTTCTCCTTATTGTGGTTTAGCCCCTTCTCCACCCCTGACCACGGGAAGGCTGAGACCTACCAGTATGTGGTGTGA
- the zdhhc3a gene encoding palmitoyltransferase ZDHHC3-A isoform X4, with the protein MKSPVHRCRDVEHSRGQAGTGAGGNCLQNEQRIPISKDVITSSSASAMWFIRDACGIVCAVITWLLVLYAEFVVLFVMLLPSKNLTYSIVNGTLFNTLAFLALASHLRAMCTDPGAVPKGNATKEYIESLQLKPGQVVYKCPKCCSIKPDRAHHCSVCKRCIRKMDHHCPWVNNCVGENNQKYFVLFTMYIALISLHSLVMVVFHFLYCFEDDWTRTGLHSTLGTLMTCMWSARMQTEPSTSAVPSLLQQQSYSSYSCALRVSSSSSSPL; encoded by the exons ATGAAGAGCCCGGTGCACAGATGCAGGGATGTGGAGCACAGCCGCGGGCAGGCCGGAACCGGGGCAGGAGGCAACTGCCTACAGAACGAACAGCGCATCCCTATCTCCAAAGACGTCAtcacttcctcctctgcctccgcCATGTGGTTCATCAGGGACGCCTGCGGCATTGTGTGCGCCGTCATCACATGGCTGCTGGTGTTGTACGCCGAGTTCGTGGTGCTGTTTGTAATGCTGCTGCCCTCCAAGAATCTGACATACAGCATTGTGAACGGGACTCTGTTCAACACTCTGGCCTTCCTTGCCCTTGCCTCACACCTCAGGGCCATGTGCACTGACCCT GGGGCAGTGCCAAAAGGGAACGCAACAAAGGAATACATAGAAAGCCTTCAGCTGAAACCAGGGCAGGTGGTCTACAAATGTCCCAAGTGCTGCAGTATCAAGCCTGACCGAGCACACCACTGCAG TGTTTGCAAACGCTGCATACGGAAGATGGACCACCACTGCCCCTGGGTTAACAACTGTGTCGGAGAGAACAACCAAAAGTACTTTGTGCTATTCACA atGTATATTGCACTCATCTCTCTCCACTCTCTGGTCATGGTGGTCTTCCATTTCCTCTACTGCTTTGAAGATGATTGGACga GAACTGGGTTGCATAGCACACTGGGAACCCTCATGACTTGCATGTGGTCGGCACGTATGCAGACTGAGCCGTCCACT AGTGCAGTTCCTTCTCTCCTCCAGCAACAGTCATACTCCTCATACTCCTGTGCTTTGAgggtctcctcttcctcatcttcacCTCTGTGA
- the mc2r gene encoding adrenocorticotropic hormone receptor yields the protein MNATTVNQSDCPEVKVPFLVFFTIGVVSLAENLLVVVAVIRNRNLHSPMYCFICSLAAFNTIASLTKTWENLMIVFADVGQLEKKGSSETKLDDVIDSLLCMSFVGSIFSFLAIAVDRYITIFHALRYHNIMTMRRTGVILGVIWTTCGVSAVLMVRFFASKFIMICFVVFFVISLVIICFLYVYMFMLARIHARKIAALPTSGGGKCRRQRWRGSNMRGALTLTILFGAFVVCWAPFFLHLIIITVCPMNPYCECYRSLFQLHMVLLMSHALIDPAIYAFRSAELRHTFRKMLLCSDWMRCL from the exons ATGAACGCTACAACAGTGAACCAGTCGGATTGTCCCGAGGTGAAGGTGCCTTTCCTTGTCTTCTTCACCATCGGAGTAGTGAGCTTGGCAGAGAACCTCCTGGTTGTGGTGGCCGTCATACGCAACAGGAACCTGCACTCGCCCATGTACTGCTTCATCTGCAGCCTGGCTGCCTTCAACACCATCGCCAGCCTCACCAAAACCTGGGAGAACCTGATGATTGTGTTTGCTGACGTGGGGCAGCTGGAGAAGAAAGGTTCCTCTGAGACAAAGCTGGATGATGTGATCGACTCACTTCTCTGTATGTCCTTTGTTGGCTCTATTTTCAGCTTCCTGGCCATTGCTGTAGACCG ttACATCACCATCTTCCATGCGCTTAGATATCACAACATCATGACAATGCGGCGCACAGGGGTCATCTTAGGTGTCATCTGGACAACATGCGGGGTGTCAGCTGTGCTCATGGTGAGGTTCTTCGCCTCCAAGTTCATCATGATCTGCTTCGTTGTCTTCTTTGTCATCTCCTTGGTGATCATCTGCTTCCTCTATGTCTACATGTTCATGCTGGCACGCATCCATGCCAGAAAGATTGCAGCTCTTCCCACCAGTGGAGGTGGGAAGTGTCGGCGACAACGGTGGCGGGGCAGCAACATGAGAGGGGCCCTGACTCTAACCATCCTTTTTGGggcatttgttgtttgttgggCACCGTTTTTCCTccacctcatcatcatcactgtgtgCCCCATGAACCCGTACTGTGAGTGTTACCGATCACTGTTCCAGCTGCATATGGTGCTGCTGATGAGCCATGCCCTCATTGACCCAGCTATCTACGCCTTCCGCAGCGCTGAGCTCAGACACACCTTCAGGAAGATGCTTCTTTGTTCAGACTGGATGCGGTGCTTATAG